The genomic segment TGTCCGGCTATCGGATGATGGCGCAGACGGTCTTCCTGGCCGATACCCTGCCGCCCGCCGCCAGCTGCCTGGCAACGTTGCCGGACGCGTGATCGGCTACTTCGCGTCGCCGAGATCCACGGCCAGCACCGAGCGCGCGGCGTCCAGTGCCCCGTCGCACCGGCTCTGCGCCTCCGCCACCTCCTTACCGCTCGGCTGACCGTCCCGCAATTGCTGCAGCCGCTCGATCCGGTCCAGCGCCGTGAGCACCGCCGTGCTGGACGCCTTCGGGCCGTACAGTTCGATCCGCGTCGCGGCCCGCCGCAGTTCCGCCAGCGCCGTCTCCTGGGACACGGACTCGCCGTCCTGCGGCGAGCGCAGTACCCGCGCGGCGGACAGGAACTGCACACAGGCGTCCTCGTATCTGCCCTGCCGGGCGTCGCGCCGATCGATGTCGCGGATGCGTAACGCCAGCCGCATGGTGTGCCGGCCGCTGAGCAGCCCGCTGACGACGGTGGTGAGGTTGCCGACGATCGCCACGACGGCAATCAGCCACAGCTGGAGTGTCATGTGCCGAGACATACCACCGCGAGGCGGCGGGGGCCACCGGGGCGACCACGAGCCCGAGCTGCTGTGAGGTTGCCGGGACCGGGCCCGGCGTACCATCGGACCCAGAGAGCTTCCACGGCGTCCGGCGGAGTTCGCGGCAAAAGAAATTGGCGCGATTAACACCGCCGTGACGGGTTATCGCTGTGCTGTACCGGTAGGGCCGGTAGGACACGACGACAGGAGGATATCGTGCTCGGGCTCGGAATCATCGGCTGGATCATCATCGGCGGCTTGGCCGGATGGATCGCCAGCAAGATCATGAAAACGGATGCGCAGCAGGGCATCTTCTTGAACATCGTCGTCGGCGTCGTCGGCGGCCTGATCGGCGGCTTCCTGCTGAAGCTGTTCGGGGTCGACGTCGAAGGCGGTGGGCTGATCTTCAGCTTCCTGACCTGTCTGGGTGGCGCCGTCATCCTGTTGTTCCTGGTCAACCTCGTCACGGGTCGTCGCGCAGTGCGCTGACCGGCCCGCGGGCACCCATATCCGACCCTGGTGGCGGCACCGGCATCCGATGCCGCCACCGGTCGCGTCGGGACCGGTGCTCGGATCACCTTCGAGGGCGCTGCGATCATCGCGGCGCCCTTTTCGGTGTGCGTGTCCGGAGCCGGGGCGCGGTATCGGGGTTCGGTGCGGGCCCCGCGCGAGTGTTCGTCGTTTCCGAAATCCAAGTCGGTGAACAGTTCCGGAATCCGACCGGTATCCATTTTCCCGTCCACGGTGAAGCGACGGATGCCGAGAGCAACGCGCGGGTGAATGCTCGGTGACTCCGCCGCATTCGAACGTGCGGCGGATCGTGCGGTAGTACTCTGAATGCGGGAGAGCTGGGGACGGTCGGG from the Nocardia sp. BMG111209 genome contains:
- a CDS encoding GlsB/YeaQ/YmgE family stress response membrane protein, producing MLGLGIIGWIIIGGLAGWIASKIMKTDAQQGIFLNIVVGVVGGLIGGFLLKLFGVDVEGGGLIFSFLTCLGGAVILLFLVNLVTGRRAVR